Part of the Peromyscus leucopus breed LL Stock chromosome 6, UCI_PerLeu_2.1, whole genome shotgun sequence genome, ATTGTTCCCTGTATCaaaattccatttctttcattCAGTTTATTCAGACAACTAAATTCCTTAACATATAAgacacatacatactacacacacacacacacacacacacacacacacacacacacacacaatttttactCCTGAAACTAGTAAGAGAATTTCCAGAAATTGTTCTGATAACTTTTTCAGAATCAGAATAAAAAGTTTCAACACTGAAATGGTCTCCCTCCCATTGCACCCACTCACCAATTCCTCATAGTTCTCAGGCAGCTTATAGTCATAGGAGTAAGGGTAGAGCATCATCTGGGAGTAGGAGTGAATTGTGAAATAGGCCTTGATAGAGGAGAGGTTGTTGCGGATGAAATCTGCCAGGGCCTTTGTCTCCTTTTCAGACTCTGCAGCTGGTCCACAGTATGTGTCAGAGCAGGGACTTCGAGAAGCTCCCACTTCTGTAGGAATGTATGTTCCTATTAGTGGTCAATGATCACCTACTGAAGTTCTCATAGGAGATGTTATATGTTTCCGGTTTTCAAATTAGGAAGCTAAAtaatataaggcattttctcaggagTCCTTACAATAATTCTTCATGGTTTCTAGGAGTCCTTACAATAATTCTTCATGGTTTCTCATCTGTTtgccatctatctgtctatctatcgtctatctatctgtctgtctgtctgtctatgcatATATTAGGATGAAATGTTTTTAAGATGATATAATAAGAAATTACATATGAAATCACTAATATCTTTCTGCTATAGGccttttttaaacataaatatttatgaagacAAATAGTATCCCTATGTTCTGACTATACTTTGGTCTATAttgtatatttgtatacacaGGGAAATCAAGACagcattaattaatattaattaattattttaatcaataaattaattaaataaaattaataaagtggGATAGTTATTAATAATATTCATGAAAAATCCTGTTACTATGATCACTTAATTGCATcacaattttctttaaatgattatttttaatactgATGTCTAAATGATCCTCAGATTAGATTCTGTAAATACATTTCACACATTGTCAGACAATTGTGCACTTCCAGAATTTAACATAGCTGGAAATACAACACAGAACTTGGCTTCACACATTTTAATCAAATGAATTAATAAACTATATTCTGTGCATTGAGAAAGTTGAAATTCGATAACATAAAactttgtagtttttcttgttttgaagatTGACCTATTGTTTTCTTATGCTGCTTCACCTCTTACGCTTTTTACTGCTGTCTACAATACTCACCACACCAACCAGCATTAAAATTTCTGTTAGGGTCCACACCCACACAGGAACTTCCAGTCGTAGTAGAGCGGGTCTTTCTCCACATTCGGCTCTGAAATTAGATTCTATAGTTACATCAAATACCATAGGAAGTAGCTGGTGTGAATTTCACACATCCTTCAGAGTTCATGTACCTTAGTCCAGGTGTAGACATAACCGTCAATGTTGACCACAGGCAGAACATAAAAGTCCAACTCATCAAGAAGCCGTGTCATGTGGATCTCTTGTCCATATGTACGGACAGCCTGTATGTAAATAACAATATAGGATCTCATGGGATGGAAGAGATGATGCTGTCAAAATTTACATGACCTAGGTGCATGTTAACTTTGGTAATAGAAGCAGGGTTCTCTGCCTAGTTGCCAGCCTACATTTAAATTCAACCTTTCTCTGGGCTTTCTTGGATAAGTCATTGCAAATTAATTTAGAAGTCCTTTGAACAAAAGAAATTAGGTTTTACATAataaattcttatattttaaaatcatatcaaTGTAAGATTTTAGATTTAGAGAAGAGCTGTAAAAGTAGTGCAGGGAGTCCCCACACATTGTCTAGATTTCCCTAATGTAACTCCCTACAGTTTTATGCACTAATTTTTGTACCCTTCAGAGGGTTTACTGAAATCAATATTATTATGATATTCTAAAAGTAATTTTGTTCATTATTTGTGCATATATTGGTTGGAATTCTCTTGTAATAAatggttatttcttttttgtttatgaaGTATCTATTTGTTGTACCAATATGAATGAATGGACATTTGAAAACTTCAACATTTTAGCTTATGGTCAGGTTGGTGATTTATCCATACTGATCAATTTTTTAAGGACAAATCACTGTTTTAGCTGTAAGCCAGTCCACCAAAGGCAGTTGAAAAAGTATAATTTAGtgaaattgaaataaccccctttttctaacttaaaaatgTGTACCTTACAAAGGTCTGTTGACACGTTAAAACTAATTTTCCTCAATAGGAACCAGGAATTTTGgcatttgtgtgtttttatatatattttactttctcaTGTTATTAGGTTATAAAGGAATtaattgaaattattattttctatttcttctgtcaaAAATCATTCTGTGGACCTACCTCTCTTACAAACCACTGACAGAATGCAGGAGAAATCCACTCTCTTGCATGGAAACCACAATCAATGAAGATGGCAGGCTTATTTGGTTTAGCTTTGCCAACCTATTgtgaatgaaaagaaatggagaaatgtgATTCACCACATGGCACTTAGGAGTTAACAACCACTCCCTTTGGACTCAATAGGTAAATCCTAACACTGAAAGTGTTCTTGTCTCTGAACTATCACCATGTTTAAGCTGAAAGCTTTCATTATTACTAGGCTTATCAAGCCTACATTGCCACAAGAAGCTTGATTACTCTGCTCAACTATGTTCCTGTAACACTTATTCTCAGATACTCTTATTAGATGATGTGACTATGACAACCAGATGACTAATTATAAGTAGTTATAATTGGTGCTAATTTTGTgaaaaattttcttctctctacttATTTCTCATCTTTTCATTTTGCCACTAGAATTCCAGAACAAAAGTAACATTGAAGATGATGGAAACAAGTTGTTGAATGATGTTCATCGTAATGTGGTCTGATAAATGAGAATAGCCTGACAGATGATTTCCAGCAATGGCTTGCAATTCACAAACAAATTTGGAAACCACTTCTGGGAGAGGAGAATTTCATCAGTTAGATTTCGTACAGGGATGTGGTAAAATTTATAAGACTTCTCTTATTTTACTAGATTTTCGTTTTTAATCAATCAAAagtaattatgtaaaaatgtgcaTAGAATAAAAGAATCCAGTGAATCTGAGCTATAGAAAACTCtatagagttttctttctttccttccttctttcttttgttttctttctttctttctttctttctttctttctttctttctttctttctttctttctctctctctctctttctttctttcttccttctttcctttctttattttttcttttagataagcATGTCTATGAAATAGATGCCAGTGAATCAGAATTCATTGATTTAAGCTACTCAGGTTATGTTTAAAAATTGTTACCTTGAGGAGATACATGTTACGTCCTTCAAATGTGGTTCCAATGATGCTCTGAGAGATGAGGTCTGGATTATCAGTGGCAACTTGTTTAATCCAGGACTCTATCTACCAAAAGGAATAATTCTTGGATCAATGTGACATTGTTGGTTCAACCCCCAAGCCCCCGAAAAATGATCAGAATCAGGGATGCCCCATACCTTTTCCCATTTGTTGTACTTGGTGTAACTATGTTCACTTGTACGGGTGTGGCTATCAAACTGGGCTTCCAGAACATTTTTCACGTTGCTTATCAATACCCTGTATGAGTCAAAGTGGGTGTTTCTCAATATAAGTATATTCTTTCCAGGGAACACACATGAAGATGAGAGCCACAGTTTTAGTAGAAGCTGCAGTGCCTCCCACTGGCTCACACAATTGCCTTCTGACTTTTATTGAGGCTCTTCAAGCTGAGCTACCTAAGGGAGATTCTGTTATCAATCACAAGACGTGAGACATCAAGGACCCTGAGGAGCAGGAGTATAATGGAATCTTACAGGAGCTATATTTCACATACTTTAGGGACCCTAAACACAGACATGGTTTTTCTTTGATATCCAAACATTTGCCTCAGGGTCGTGGGCATCCACACAACAGTAcatttctgagttttattttattttttaaacctcaaGTATTTTCCTGATTTTAGCACTGAAAGTCTCAGAAACCTACTCAGTACCACCAATGTAATGTGAGAGTTGGCTGCTGAGGGCCAATCTGCAGGATTTTAGGAAAACAATTTACTGGTTGACAATTCAAAAATATTAACAGCACTAAATATTTATTAGGTAAAAAGAAACTGGCTTTAAAGAACTAGAAttggttgagttgggggagggacagagagggagagcaaggaaagagatatcataaTAGAGGTAGCAATTATGGGgatagggaaattcccaggaatccacaaggatgaccccaactaagattcctagcaagagtagagagggtgcctgaactggcctatcctTGTAATCATTAataactaccctaattgtcatcatagaaccttcacccagtaaccaatggaagcagagatggagagatccacagctaaacacTGGGCTGAGCTTTTGGAggccagtcaaagagagggaggagagattatatgagcaaggggcttcaagatcatgatggagaagcccacagagatagctgacctgagctagtgggagctcacagactttgAATGGACAGCTGGGGAATCTACATAgaaccgaactaggccctctgaatgtggatgaaaGTTTGTGGtgaccctggcagtgggaccaggatttatcatAGTGTGTGAACTGGCTTTTAGAGTGTATTCcttatggagggataccttgctcagccttgatacagggagaGGGGCTTAGCCTTACCTTAACTTgttatgccaggctttgttgactccccatgaggAGCCTTACTCTCCCTGAGAGTGGCtgggaggtggaatggggggaggtgggagggagccgGAGAAAGGGGAACTGTagtgggtatgtaaaatgaaaaaaattaaaaaaaaaaaaagaactagtgttttctttgctgtttggCTGACCTGATAATCTAATAACAGTTCTATAGCAAGGCAATACTAAAACTGGAGAGGCAGAACCCTAGAGGCCTGTCTATTCCTATAAATTCAGTTGAAAATTCCTATATTAGGGTCACATGTATGTGGTataagtgtatgcatgtgtatttatctgtatttttcattattactttGAGTGGAAAGATGcttggaagggaaaaaaatatcTGAGCATCGATGTCCTTGATCTCTGAATATTTCAGAATAAGATCAGTTTGCAAAACTTCTGTCATTCACAGTTAAATTTTCCAGTGGTTTTATCTAACATTAGAGAATTGCAGACACACATCAAAACTCTTCTTTTAGTCCCTTGGACCTATCAGTGACACCCTCTGAACCTCCCATGTAGTCCCACTCCGTTTGGTGAATTCGgatatgagtgtgtgtctgtttgtagaAAATGCAATAAATTAATGCTAAATGACTTGAGTTCTTGGTAAATTCTTTCTTACAGCCTAACTCTCTTAATACTTAAAAGAGGTAAAGGAGCAAATCTTAGAGTTTATCTCAGCAAAGAATTTTTCCTTGGAATAGTCATCAAAACTTCCTTAGTGAGTTAGTATTCTGTGGTTCATCCCAAACTAGCTTAAAGCGTCATAGGTCTATCAATGTATAATTATGGAGTTCAACAGTCCCACATGGATCTCACTGGGCTGAGAGAAAGATATCAATGTGGGTATGTTCTTGTCTGGAACTCCTAGGAAAGAACTGATCCCTCTGAGCCTTTTGCAGTTCCTGGAGGCTGCCTAAATTCCTTGGCTGTGGTTGCCTCCTCCATCTCCAAAGCTAGCTATGGCAAATTGACTCCTTGCTTTCCATCATTTGGGGATGAGCATGAAGATATTTGAGGGATTACAATTATAAGTGCTTTCTTCGTATTCAACATCTTAACTAGAAGGGCAAAAATTTGAGGGGACAGTAGAAGAAATCATGAGTTGGGAATAAAAAGGTCAATGTAATGGTTTGGCTCAATTTATGTATTGGCTGCAGAAAAATCACGCCCTCCCTGGGCTTAATTTTATGATTTGAGAATGGGGCTTTTGATAAGAGGACTCTCAATATCCTTTTCAATTCTGAGATGAAATGAAACCCATTTTTTCTTGCCTTCAAAAgtaaaaactttatttacaacCTTTATAaactaagaaaacagaaatactaAACCTTTGGCTATAAAAGGATTGGGAAAATGATCTTCAGCGATAATTGAGAGTGAAAAAGTAgtcaaacccaaacaaaaaaaatgaaaaacaaaaatctgaaaaccaaaaacaatcgACTGACAGAAAACTTTCAGAAAACAATTCTATTTCAGTATCATCCAATAGAAAGAACAAATCTTGCCGAATACAGAAGAAATTTTTGGAATGGAAAAAGTATCCAGTAGAGATGGCAGGTGAGATatactttaactttttatttccttaatgcTTGGGCCTAACTAAGCACAGGGCCTTGCATGTACAGGGTGAGCGTACAGTTGAGCTTTATCCCTAATTCTTTATATTCTAAGATGTGCTACAAAATATGTTAGTTACATGGCTTCTTACTGGGTATCCAGGGAAAATATATCCTAAGTTAATTGTTCCTCTGCACTCCATCACTTTAAGACTTTCAGTAGACATCTCTTATTTAGAGCCATAATCATTGCCATTGCTGATAATCAGCAATCAGTGTTGGGTGGAGGAAATAGCAGTAAAGTTGACAAGACATGTAGCTATCCTTTTAACACAGCCCACCCAAGTTCAAATGACTGAGAGAATACTTAGCAACTATGAGAGgctgctgcttttgttttgttgcagAAAGAGACATTCTTTTAGTATTCTCACCATGCTAGTCAACATTTTTATGAATAATccagataataaaatataaaaatgtttaaattaaagaTGATACTCAATAACAAAAATATCCCTTTGCACATTGGGAAAGAGCATCAGAAGATGTTTATCATTTAGCAATTTTAGTCAAATCTTGAATTATCATGGAGCAAATTTTAAGTCTGTGAACAAAGAAAGGTAAATTATAGTTTTATATCCAAGGCTTTGTTCTTAAATTGGGAATTGAATATTGATCAGATTGAAATATAATGCTGACTGCTTGAAGCCTGGGGCTCACTTCAAATGACCCTTTGCAGCCTtgtagtttccttccttccttccttccttccttccttccttccttccttccttccttccttccttccttccttccttcctttctttccttctttcttggctttataagatttaaa contains:
- the Cpb1 gene encoding carboxypeptidase B, translated to MLLLLALVSVALAHPFEEDFNGNRVFRVSVPDEDHINLIQELANTKPIDFWKPDSATQVKPLTTVDFHVRAEDVAMVENFLEQNEFHYEVLISNVKNVLEAQFDSHTRTSEHSYTKYNKWEKIESWIKQVATDNPDLISQSIIGTTFEGRNMYLLKVGKAKPNKPAIFIDCGFHAREWISPAFCQWFVREAVRTYGQEIHMTRLLDELDFYVLPVVNIDGYVYTWTKSRMWRKTRSTTTGSSCVGVDPNRNFNAGWCEVGASRSPCSDTYCGPAAESEKETKALADFIRNNLSSIKAYFTIHSYSQMMLYPYSYDYKLPENYEELNALVKGAAKELATLHGTKYTYGPGATTIYPAAGGSDDWAYDQGIKYSFTFELRDTGIYGFLLPESQIRQTCEETMLAVKYIANYVLEHLY